The Candidatus Poribacteria bacterium genome contains the following window.
GGGACTGACATGCATGCCTGAAGGTGTCAATCGCATCGTCTCCGCCATCGACTCAGACTGGCTAAAGGTGACAATGGATTGTGGGAATTTCCTATCAGATCCATACCAAAAACTGGAACAGATTGCAGATGAAGCAGTACTTGTCCATGCCAAAACCTATTACGGTGGTGGCGAATGGTATACATTAGATTTGGATTATGCTAAGATTGGGAACATTCTAAAAGATGTCGGATTTCAGGGGTATATATCCATTGAATTTGAGGGGAAGGCGGATGCACACATCGGTGTCCCACAGAGCGTAGCAATGCTCCGCGCGCAGCTCCCTAAATAACATGAGTTCGATAAAGGGGAATTTTCAGTTTCTAACAAGCAGATATAATCCTGCAAATCCTTGAATCCTGTAAATCCTGATTCAGACAATTAACATCCCACATTACCGAATTTAAATTCTTAATCTTCGTACAGTTTGGGATCGCTTTTCCTTGGAGAATCTTCTCATGCACAGAAAAATCGTAGGACCAATTTTAGTTTTCGCATTGCTCGGAATAGTAGGATGGAATATGACAATGGCAGAGATAGGAGAAATGGCGGGCGCAACAAATGCTTCGGAAACATGGCGCGCTTTGCAACGCCTACAGACAACTGCCACTGTCCTACACACCGTCGCGCATCCTGACGACGAAAATGGTGCGTTGTTAACGTGGCTCAGCCGCGCACGCGGGGTCAGAACCGGATTATACTCAACGACACGTGGTGAGGGCGGTGCCAACCTCATCGGACCCGAATTATTCGACGCGCTGGGGATCGTCCGAACCGAGGAGCATCTCGCTGCTGTGCGCTACTACGGCATCGACCTCTTTTTCAGTAGTGCTGTCGATTTCGGTTATTCCAAACGCCTTGACGAAACCCTGGAAAAATGGGACTATCAGATGCTTTTGGAGGATATGGTTCGCCTCATCCGTCTCTACCGTCCAGATGTTATCATCTCTCGGTTTCAGGGCAATCGTCAAGACGGGCACGGACACCATCAGGCATCAGGCGTCGTAACTTTGGAGGCATTCCGTGCTGCGGGCGATGCGAATCGATTCCCGGAACACCTTTCCGAAGGACTACACCCGTGGCAACCGAAGAAACTCTATATCACGCGTTCCAGATGGCGGCGCAGTAATACCGAAACTCCTGATACACCCGTGCTAAAAATTGATACCGGTGAATATAACGCGCTGTTGGGACTCTCTTATGCTCAAATTGCACGTCAGGGGCTTAGTTTCCAACGGTCACAAGGTGTCGGTCAGACTCGCGCCGCCAAAGGGGCTGCCGTTACGGAATTGCGATTAGTGGATACAACTCTGACCGCTGAGAAAGGAAAATCCGAAGAGAGTCTCTTTGATGGGATTGACACGACCATTACGGATATGGCGAAGTTAGCGAATACATCTGCATTGGACGCGGAATTCACACAACTTCAGGAAAGCATCAATGCCGCAATCCGTGATTATGATGCCCGCCACCCTTGGACAATTGTTCCGCATCTCGCAAGCGGATTGAAAACAACTCGCAGCTTAATCGAGAACGTCCAGCGGATAGACCTTGATGACAACACTCAAGCGCATCTCCTGTTCCTGCTTCGGAATAAAGAACAGGAGTTTATGACTGCGGCAAGGGCTGCCCTCGGTTTGTCTTTAGAAGTACTGGTTCAACCCGCAGCGGAAAGCCGTTCGTCTGAAACCTTTAACGTCGCTATTCCCGGGCAAAAGTTTTCAATTGGGATGCGAATGGTGAATCCGAGTCCGGTCGCGGCTGAACTTATCAATGCCTCACTCCACACGCCTGACGGCTGGACTGCGAATCGTTCCGAAAAGAACGCGGATAGCGAAGGAATAATCCCTATACAGACGAACAAACCGATTTCTATTGTGTTCGAGGTGCAAGTGGTGCAGAACGCCGATTACACGCAACCGTATTGGACCCGCGCCTCTGAATACCACGATGCTGTCTATACATTGAAACGTCCAGAATTTCGTTTCCTGCCTTTCGCAGCCCCCGAAGTTAAGGGTGTTGTAACCTATCGCGTTGAGAGTGTGGACTTTACGGTGACGCAGCCCGCTCAAACCATTTCGATTAATAGACCGTGGGGGGAAAGACGACGGTTGCTATCGGTCGCCCCTGCTATCAGTCTATCTGTTTCGCCGCATATCGGTGTGATTCCAATCTCTGAACCCGATGTTGCAAGTGAGGAAACGACCTTTACTGCGACAATCGAGATGCTCAATAACGTAAAGGGTGAGGCAGAGGGGACACTTTCGCTCAAATTGCCAGACGGGTGGCAATCATCACCTGAGAACGCACCTTTCGCTTTTACGCACGAAGGCGCAAGCAAAACGTTTGCTTTTCAGGTATCTGCCAAGAATGTTGAAGCTGGCACAGACTACACAATTCAAGCAATCGCGAAGTATGATGGCGAAGAATATACGACTGGCTATCAGGCGATTGATCATCCAGATCTTGAACCGCGACACCTGTATCGTCCTGCTGTTATGACGCTGCGCAGCATCCCGCTCAAAGTCCCATCAAATTTGAGCGTTGGGTATATTATGGGCGTAGGCGACAGGGTGCCTGAGGCTCTACAACAGATCGGTATTGACGTGGAAATGCTCGACAGAGATGAACTCCGCACCGGTGATCTGAATCGATTTGACAC
Protein-coding sequences here:
- a CDS encoding PIG-L family deacetylase yields the protein MHRKIVGPILVFALLGIVGWNMTMAEIGEMAGATNASETWRALQRLQTTATVLHTVAHPDDENGALLTWLSRARGVRTGLYSTTRGEGGANLIGPELFDALGIVRTEEHLAAVRYYGIDLFFSSAVDFGYSKRLDETLEKWDYQMLLEDMVRLIRLYRPDVIISRFQGNRQDGHGHHQASGVVTLEAFRAAGDANRFPEHLSEGLHPWQPKKLYITRSRWRRSNTETPDTPVLKIDTGEYNALLGLSYAQIARQGLSFQRSQGVGQTRAAKGAAVTELRLVDTTLTAEKGKSEESLFDGIDTTITDMAKLANTSALDAEFTQLQESINAAIRDYDARHPWTIVPHLASGLKTTRSLIENVQRIDLDDNTQAHLLFLLRNKEQEFMTAARAALGLSLEVLVQPAAESRSSETFNVAIPGQKFSIGMRMVNPSPVAAELINASLHTPDGWTANRSEKNADSEGIIPIQTNKPISIVFEVQVVQNADYTQPYWTRASEYHDAVYTLKRPEFRFLPFAAPEVKGVVTYRVESVDFTVTQPAQTISINRPWGERRRLLSVAPAISLSVSPHIGVIPISEPDVASEETTFTATIEMLNNVKGEAEGTLSLKLPDGWQSSPENAPFAFTHEGASKTFAFQVSAKNVEAGTDYTIQAIAKYDGEEYTTGYQAIDHPDLEPRHLYRPAVMTLRSIPLKVPSNLSVGYIMGVGDRVPEALQQIGIDVEMLDRDELRTGDLNRFDTILVGIRAYAVRRDLIAYNSRLLDYVHKGGNLIVQYQTPEFDAAPFGPYPYTMGRRPEEVSEEDAQVTILMPGNPIFHHPNQITAADFDGWVEERGSKFLTEWDANYQALLTCNDREQESQHGGFLTAKYGQGTYTYAAYAFYRQLPAGIAGAYRLFVNMLVLR